One genomic region from Arthrobacter sp. FB24 encodes:
- a CDS encoding family 43 glycosylhydrolase, producing the protein MPPAASPLFRCPVFDGAADPTVIHRRGTGEWWMYYTARRATLATGGVDWITGTRIGIAVSTDAGATWQYRGVVEGLDPEDSPGLNTHWAPEVVWHDGGYHMFLTWGAGAPGTWAEQTRRRLVHFTSPDLEQWTFESRVDVGSENVIDAAFAVVADGRPRLWFKDEVDGSTTWSAVREGAPEEADGRWRAEGQVIGLPAHEGPNVFRLGGWYWMVVDEWRGQAVHRSADGLSWTRQEAGGGLILDAPGAGADDATYGRHADVVTQGDHAYIFYFTHPDWQDTEMANGLADPARAVREQRTSIHAARLHVEGDVLVCTRDLDAPVHLDPALLED; encoded by the coding sequence ATGCCGCCTGCCGCATCCCCCCTCTTCCGCTGCCCGGTGTTTGACGGCGCCGCCGATCCCACCGTCATCCACCGTCGCGGCACGGGCGAGTGGTGGATGTACTACACGGCCCGCCGCGCCACACTCGCCACAGGCGGCGTTGACTGGATCACCGGCACCCGGATCGGAATTGCCGTCTCCACCGACGCCGGAGCAACCTGGCAGTACCGCGGCGTGGTGGAGGGGCTCGATCCGGAAGACTCCCCCGGATTGAACACGCACTGGGCCCCGGAAGTCGTGTGGCACGACGGCGGATATCACATGTTCCTGACCTGGGGCGCGGGCGCTCCGGGCACCTGGGCCGAGCAGACCAGGCGTCGGCTTGTGCATTTCACCAGTCCAGACCTGGAGCAGTGGACGTTCGAAAGCCGGGTGGACGTCGGCTCCGAGAACGTCATCGATGCGGCGTTCGCGGTAGTCGCGGACGGCCGTCCGCGCCTCTGGTTCAAAGACGAAGTGGACGGCTCCACCACCTGGTCGGCGGTCCGGGAAGGAGCCCCGGAAGAAGCTGACGGTCGCTGGCGGGCCGAGGGCCAGGTGATCGGGCTGCCCGCCCACGAAGGTCCCAACGTTTTCCGGCTGGGCGGCTGGTACTGGATGGTGGTGGACGAATGGCGCGGCCAGGCCGTGCACCGCTCGGCCGACGGCCTGTCCTGGACCCGGCAGGAAGCCGGCGGCGGCCTCATCCTGGACGCTCCGGGCGCCGGCGCGGACGACGCCACCTACGGGCGGCACGCGGATGTGGTCACGCAGGGCGATCACGCCTACATCTTCTACTTCACTCATCCGGACTGGCAGGACACCGAGATGGCCAATGGCCTGGCGGATCCGGCCCGGGCTGTCCGGGAGCAGCGCACCAGCATCCACGCTGCACGGCTGCATGTGGAAGGGGACGTCCTGGTCTGCACACGCGACCTGGACGCCCCCGTTCACCTCGACCCGGCACTGCTCGAGGACTAG
- a CDS encoding LacI family DNA-binding transcriptional regulator, with protein MAVTMNDVARAAGVSLKTVSNVLNDYEFIRPATRQKVLDAIAELGYEANLTARSLRSGKTRMLGLVLSDLSIPYYAELASRLMTVAAARGYRVLVEQSGATAANELSALKGPFRQLTDGLLFTPLTLDAGTVAAHRGAKPVVMLGEHIADPRFDLVTMKNAEAAAAITGHLLARGRRRIAVLGASAGDTTDSPGLRLNGYRQALDAAGVDFDPALVVQCDWRRDGGASAVGGLLGSGVRFDAVFGLNDAIALGALHELLIRGISVPDDVAVAGFDDIDEARFASPSLTTVSPGMAEIAERSVALLVDRIEGVEPAAEGLRVEAGFELKIRDSAP; from the coding sequence GTGGCTGTGACCATGAATGACGTTGCGCGCGCCGCCGGCGTCTCGTTGAAGACCGTGTCCAATGTGCTCAACGATTACGAGTTCATCCGGCCGGCCACCAGGCAAAAAGTGCTGGATGCCATCGCGGAACTGGGCTACGAAGCCAACCTGACGGCGCGAAGCCTGCGCTCCGGGAAGACCCGCATGCTGGGGCTGGTGCTGTCCGACCTCTCCATCCCGTATTACGCGGAACTCGCGTCCCGGCTGATGACCGTTGCGGCCGCCCGCGGCTACCGCGTCCTGGTGGAGCAGTCCGGGGCCACCGCCGCGAACGAGCTGAGTGCGCTCAAGGGTCCGTTCCGCCAGCTCACGGACGGTCTGCTGTTCACCCCGCTGACCCTTGATGCCGGAACCGTCGCCGCGCACCGGGGCGCCAAACCGGTTGTCATGCTGGGGGAGCACATCGCGGATCCGCGGTTCGACCTCGTGACCATGAAGAACGCCGAAGCCGCAGCGGCGATCACCGGCCATCTCCTCGCAAGGGGCCGGCGCCGCATCGCCGTCCTGGGTGCCTCGGCAGGAGACACAACGGACAGTCCCGGCCTGCGCCTGAACGGCTACCGGCAGGCATTGGATGCTGCGGGAGTGGACTTCGATCCCGCGCTGGTGGTGCAGTGCGACTGGCGGCGCGACGGCGGTGCCTCCGCAGTAGGCGGCCTGCTCGGCAGCGGCGTCCGGTTCGACGCCGTTTTTGGCCTGAATGACGCCATCGCGCTGGGCGCACTGCACGAGCTCCTGATCCGCGGCATCAGCGTGCCGGACGACGTCGCAGTGGCAGGCTTCGACGACATCGATGAGGCCCGTTTCGCGTCGCCGTCCCTCACGACGGTGTCGCCCGGCATGGCGGAAATCGCCGAGCGTTCCGTCGCACTGCTCGTCGACAGGATCGAAGGCGTGGAGCCTGCCGCGGAGGGCCTCCGGGTCGAGGCCGGTTTCGAGCTGAAGATCCGGGACTCGGCCCCCTAG
- the efeU gene encoding iron uptake transporter permease EfeU — MTANYLIGLREGLEATLIVVLLMAYLLKTGRQHLLPRLWAGVAVAVSVSAGFGALLTFGPRGLTFEAQEAIGGGLSVVAVGLVTWMVFWMARTARSLGTELRSQVDRAADGAGWGLAVVAALAVGREGLETALFLWAAAQATGESATPLFGALLGLATAVLLGFLLHRGVLRINLGAFFTWSGAALVVIAGGVLAYAVHDFQEAGILPGLHSLAFDVSAAVPPSSWYGTVLKGTLNFSPATTWLEAAAWLLYVPAVLFFYLRSNRRGRASSQPDTAARAAVAAF, encoded by the coding sequence ATGACAGCAAACTACTTGATCGGCCTGCGCGAAGGCCTTGAGGCGACTCTCATCGTCGTGCTCCTGATGGCATATCTCCTCAAGACCGGGCGGCAGCACCTGCTGCCCAGGCTCTGGGCCGGCGTCGCAGTGGCCGTCTCCGTGTCGGCGGGGTTCGGTGCGCTGCTTACCTTCGGTCCGCGCGGGCTCACGTTCGAGGCGCAGGAAGCCATCGGCGGCGGCCTTTCCGTGGTGGCCGTGGGACTGGTGACCTGGATGGTCTTCTGGATGGCCCGTACCGCCCGTTCCCTCGGCACCGAACTCCGCTCGCAAGTGGACAGGGCGGCAGATGGCGCCGGCTGGGGGCTGGCCGTCGTCGCCGCGTTGGCTGTTGGCCGGGAAGGCCTTGAAACTGCGCTCTTCCTGTGGGCGGCGGCCCAGGCCACCGGAGAGTCGGCAACGCCGCTCTTCGGCGCACTGCTGGGGCTGGCCACTGCCGTCCTGCTCGGATTCCTGCTCCACCGCGGAGTCCTCAGGATCAACCTCGGAGCGTTCTTCACCTGGAGCGGCGCCGCGCTTGTCGTCATCGCCGGGGGCGTGCTTGCCTACGCCGTCCATGACTTCCAGGAGGCCGGGATCCTCCCTGGACTCCACAGCCTGGCCTTCGACGTTTCGGCGGCCGTCCCGCCGTCGTCCTGGTACGGGACCGTCCTCAAAGGCACCCTGAACTTCTCACCTGCCACCACCTGGCTGGAAGCGGCAGCATGGCTGCTGTATGTCCCGGCCGTGCTGTTCTTCTACCTTCGTTCCAACCGCCGCGGCCGCGCATCATCGCAGCCGGACACAGCCGCCCGGGCTGCCGTAGCGGCTTTCTGA
- the efeO gene encoding iron uptake system protein EfeO, which yields MPSPSLPEFDRSAAARTPGRRQSAAARLAAAAAVAVLPLTMAACTDNAAPASTAGAVGPIQVTSTGDACKVSTASAKSGNLTFAVQNDGEQVTEFYLLAEDGLRILGEVENIGPGLTRNLVVTVPAGKYTTACKPGMEGDGIRAGFEVTESGSQPAVDSDLKALSDHGTAQYVAYVKDQTEQLLAGTKKFAEAYASGDAATAKNLYAATRMHWERIEPVAESFGDLDPKLDAREADLAEGEEWTGWHRAEKDLFPPAGFQPLAAAEREKLAAQLVADTEELAQRTRTVELTADKLGNGAKELLDEVATGKVTGEEEIWSHTDLWDFQANVDGARIAFENLKPVLAQKDPELSKSLDTKFAALQAELKTHAKGDGFAYYNELSPEQVQRLAALVDSLGEPLSNLTAAVVL from the coding sequence ATGCCCAGCCCCAGCCTGCCCGAATTTGACCGCTCAGCGGCCGCCCGCACGCCCGGCCGCCGGCAAAGCGCGGCCGCCCGCCTGGCAGCGGCAGCCGCCGTCGCAGTCCTTCCGCTGACAATGGCCGCCTGCACGGACAACGCAGCGCCGGCCTCCACGGCCGGGGCTGTGGGCCCCATCCAGGTCACCAGCACCGGCGATGCCTGCAAGGTGTCCACGGCGTCCGCGAAAAGCGGCAACCTCACTTTCGCGGTCCAGAACGACGGCGAGCAGGTCACCGAGTTCTACCTGCTGGCGGAAGACGGGTTGCGCATCCTGGGCGAGGTGGAAAACATCGGGCCGGGACTGACCCGGAACCTGGTGGTCACGGTCCCTGCCGGGAAGTACACCACTGCCTGCAAGCCCGGAATGGAGGGTGACGGCATCCGGGCCGGCTTCGAGGTGACGGAATCAGGCAGCCAGCCCGCGGTGGACAGCGACCTCAAGGCGCTGAGCGACCATGGGACGGCCCAGTACGTGGCCTACGTCAAGGACCAGACCGAACAGCTCCTGGCCGGGACCAAGAAGTTCGCCGAGGCGTACGCGTCCGGCGACGCGGCCACGGCAAAGAATCTCTATGCCGCAACGCGCATGCACTGGGAACGCATCGAGCCGGTAGCCGAGTCTTTCGGCGACCTCGATCCCAAGCTGGACGCCCGCGAAGCGGACCTGGCCGAAGGCGAGGAATGGACCGGCTGGCACCGCGCGGAAAAGGACCTGTTCCCGCCGGCCGGCTTCCAGCCGCTGGCCGCAGCGGAGCGCGAAAAGCTCGCGGCGCAGCTGGTGGCGGACACGGAGGAACTGGCCCAGCGCACGCGGACCGTGGAGCTCACCGCGGACAAGCTGGGCAACGGAGCCAAGGAACTGCTGGACGAGGTAGCCACGGGCAAGGTCACGGGTGAAGAGGAAATCTGGTCCCACACCGATCTCTGGGACTTCCAGGCCAACGTGGACGGCGCGCGGATTGCCTTCGAAAACCTCAAGCCGGTGCTGGCACAGAAGGACCCGGAGCTTTCCAAGAGCCTCGACACCAAGTTCGCCGCCCTGCAGGCCGAACTGAAGACCCACGCCAAGGGCGACGGTTTTGCCTATTACAACGAACTGAGCCCCGAGCAGGTCCAGCGCCTCGCCGCCCTGGTGGACTCCCTGGGTGAGCCGCTGTCCAACCTCACCGCGGCAGTCGTACTGTGA
- the efeB gene encoding iron uptake transporter deferrochelatase/peroxidase subunit → MSGCPFGGGQDGVGDTSQAPASADSAPNGAADAKAAAARGVSRRGLLSFAGVGGAGALAGIAAGLWGRDAVFAAEPAVEPADDTVPFHGERQAGITTAAQDRLHMAAFDVLTEDRDELIRLLKDWTAASEAMTQGRETGETGAAGGSYDAPPQDTGEALGLSAGKLTVTFGFGASLFEKDGKVRFGLEGRRPDALIDLPHFPGDDLQAGRSGGDIIVQACADDPQVAVHAVRNLARLGFGKVRVRWSQLGFGRTASTSRAQQTPRNLFGFKDGTNNLKVEDTELLENHVWAGAGTRPGEAWMEGGSYLVARRIRMHIEIWDRTSLGEQEALIGRTKAEGAPLSGGKEFTAPDFTIKGKDGKPLMGLDSHVRLAHADQNGGVRMLRRGYNYTDGSDGLGHLDAGLFFIAFVKDPRTHYVPMQMAMAKQDTLAVEYLKHTGSALAAVPPGTRPGGFLGEGLFS, encoded by the coding sequence GTGAGCGGCTGCCCCTTCGGCGGCGGCCAGGACGGGGTGGGGGACACCTCCCAGGCCCCGGCCTCAGCTGACAGCGCCCCCAACGGTGCCGCGGACGCCAAAGCCGCCGCCGCCCGCGGCGTTTCTCGACGGGGCCTGCTTTCTTTCGCCGGGGTCGGTGGCGCCGGGGCGCTTGCCGGAATTGCCGCCGGGCTGTGGGGCCGCGACGCCGTCTTCGCGGCAGAGCCGGCCGTGGAACCGGCTGATGACACCGTCCCGTTCCACGGGGAGCGCCAGGCCGGAATTACGACGGCGGCGCAGGACCGGCTGCACATGGCGGCCTTCGATGTCCTCACCGAGGACCGCGACGAGCTGATCCGGCTGCTCAAGGACTGGACGGCCGCCTCGGAGGCCATGACGCAAGGCCGCGAAACCGGCGAAACCGGCGCGGCCGGCGGCTCCTATGACGCCCCGCCGCAGGACACCGGCGAGGCCTTGGGACTCAGCGCCGGCAAGCTCACCGTGACCTTCGGCTTTGGTGCCAGCCTGTTCGAAAAGGACGGAAAGGTGCGGTTCGGGCTCGAGGGCAGGCGCCCTGATGCCCTCATCGACCTGCCGCATTTCCCGGGCGATGACCTGCAGGCGGGACGCAGCGGCGGGGACATCATCGTGCAGGCCTGCGCTGACGATCCCCAGGTGGCCGTCCACGCCGTCCGCAACCTGGCCCGGCTGGGGTTCGGCAAGGTCCGCGTCCGCTGGTCCCAGCTGGGCTTCGGGCGCACGGCCTCCACGTCCCGCGCACAGCAGACGCCCCGCAACCTGTTCGGTTTCAAGGACGGCACCAACAACCTCAAGGTCGAAGACACGGAGCTGCTGGAGAACCACGTCTGGGCCGGGGCAGGCACCCGGCCCGGAGAAGCCTGGATGGAGGGCGGAAGCTACCTTGTGGCCCGCCGCATCCGCATGCACATCGAGATCTGGGACCGGACGTCCCTGGGCGAGCAGGAAGCCCTGATCGGACGGACCAAGGCCGAGGGCGCCCCGCTGTCCGGCGGCAAGGAATTCACCGCCCCTGATTTCACCATCAAGGGCAAGGACGGCAAGCCCCTGATGGGCTTGGACTCACATGTCCGGCTGGCCCATGCCGACCAGAACGGCGGGGTCCGGATGCTGCGCCGCGGGTACAACTACACGGACGGATCCGACGGGCTTGGGCACCTCGACGCCGGGCTGTTCTTCATCGCCTTCGTCAAGGACCCGCGCACGCACTATGTGCCCATGCAGATGGCGATGGCCAAGCAGGACACCCTGGCCGTGGAGTACCTCAAGCACACCGGCTCCGCCCTGGCCGCGGTGCCGCCGGGCACGAGGCCCGGCGGCTTCCTCGGAGAAGGCCTCTTCAGCTGA
- a CDS encoding fumarylacetoacetate hydrolase family protein, translated as MTALRVPVATVLPEDAEDALLIGRLWDVDTSGPRVVAVQGGDVFDLQHLAGTVSELLERADPAADVRAAMSTPRWKTADVVSASLRQDITRPHLLAPVDLQVIKACGVTFVDSMIERVIEERCGGDAGRATEMRDLVGKSLGGSIGEVRPGSPEAAKAKRVLMAEGLWSQYLEVGIGPDPEVFTKAPVLSSVGLGAGVGIPAFSSWNNPEPELVLIATSGGKVVGATLGNDVNLRDVEGRSALLLGKAKDNNASSALGPLIRLFDGGFTLETLRQEEILLRVEGADGYRLEGRNTVARISRPFEELVAATFGSHHQYPDGFALFTGTLFAPTQDRHEPGQGFTHKMGDVVTIRSRHLGALVNTVGAAEELPPWHFGLRQLFAYLAGEERSASAAGAASVS; from the coding sequence GTGACGGCGCTGCGGGTTCCGGTCGCGACAGTCCTTCCGGAGGATGCGGAGGATGCGCTCCTCATCGGCCGCCTGTGGGACGTGGACACCTCCGGCCCCCGGGTTGTGGCGGTTCAGGGCGGGGATGTGTTCGACCTGCAGCACCTCGCCGGCACAGTGTCGGAGCTGCTGGAGCGAGCGGATCCGGCGGCGGACGTGCGTGCCGCCATGAGTACGCCGCGGTGGAAGACGGCGGACGTCGTCAGTGCGTCCCTGAGGCAGGACATCACGCGGCCGCACCTGCTGGCCCCCGTTGATCTGCAGGTCATCAAAGCCTGCGGGGTGACGTTCGTGGACAGCATGATCGAGCGGGTCATCGAGGAGCGCTGCGGCGGGGATGCAGGCCGGGCTACCGAAATGCGTGACCTCGTGGGCAAGTCGCTGGGCGGCAGTATCGGCGAGGTACGGCCGGGCTCCCCCGAGGCCGCCAAAGCCAAGCGCGTGCTGATGGCCGAAGGGCTGTGGTCGCAGTACCTCGAGGTGGGCATCGGCCCCGACCCCGAGGTCTTCACCAAGGCGCCCGTGCTGTCCTCCGTCGGACTGGGTGCAGGCGTCGGAATTCCTGCGTTCTCCTCCTGGAACAATCCGGAGCCGGAGCTGGTCCTGATCGCCACGTCCGGGGGCAAGGTGGTGGGTGCGACGCTCGGCAATGACGTGAACCTCCGCGACGTTGAAGGACGGAGTGCCCTGCTGCTGGGCAAGGCCAAGGACAACAACGCCTCCAGCGCCCTGGGGCCGCTGATCCGGCTGTTCGACGGCGGGTTCACCCTCGAGACCCTGCGGCAGGAAGAGATCCTGCTCCGGGTGGAGGGCGCGGACGGGTACCGGCTCGAAGGCCGGAACACGGTGGCCCGGATCAGCCGGCCGTTCGAGGAGCTGGTGGCCGCGACCTTCGGCAGCCACCACCAGTACCCGGACGGCTTCGCGCTCTTCACGGGCACACTGTTCGCGCCCACGCAGGACCGGCACGAACCCGGGCAGGGCTTCACCCACAAGATGGGGGACGTGGTCACCATCCGCAGCCGCCACCTCGGCGCCCTGGTCAACACGGTGGGTGCCGCCGAAGAGCTTCCGCCCTGGCACTTCGGGCTGCGTCAGCTGTTCGCCTACCTCGCCGGGGAGGAGCGCTCCGCTTCAGCTGCAGGCGCCGCCAGCGTCAGCTGA
- a CDS encoding aldehyde dehydrogenase (NADP(+)), giving the protein MNTTAGQLNASVEAAHAAFEKARLAGPGTRAAWLEAVAAGLEGDAVTLIGIAAAETHLAEPRLQGELKRTVFQLRLFADEIRRGEHFDATIDHEDAAWGMGPRPDLRRYNVPLGVVGVFGASNFPFAFSVMGGDSASALAAGCAVVHKAHDGHRELAVRTAETVTTALEAAGAPSGLFSLVTGRQAAEALVEHPLVKAIGFTGSTAGGRALFDRAAARPEPIPFFGELGGINAVFVTGNAWSARREEILGGFAGSFTLGMGQFCTKPGVLFLPAGETEKVRDSLRKALADFAPAPLLSERLHEGFRQAVAGLRDTAGVQVLVDGDFAESPAPTVLMTTADAVRRDPGILRQEMFGPASLVVEYNDDSELAALAGLLEGQLTTTLQAEAEDDVAELAGRLADISGRLLWNGWPTGVTVSYAQHHGGPYPATTSGTTSVGTAAIRRFLRPVAFQSFPEPRLPEPLQDANPWNVPQRVDGVWQRPSAQPDGQP; this is encoded by the coding sequence ATGAACACCACAGCCGGCCAGCTGAACGCATCAGTCGAGGCCGCCCACGCTGCCTTCGAAAAAGCCCGCCTGGCAGGTCCCGGAACACGGGCAGCCTGGCTCGAAGCGGTGGCCGCCGGCCTGGAAGGCGACGCTGTGACCCTCATCGGAATCGCGGCCGCGGAAACCCACCTCGCCGAACCACGACTCCAGGGCGAGCTGAAGCGCACCGTCTTCCAGCTCCGGCTCTTCGCCGACGAGATCCGCCGCGGCGAGCACTTCGACGCGACGATCGACCATGAGGATGCCGCCTGGGGCATGGGGCCGCGGCCCGACCTTCGCCGCTACAACGTGCCGCTCGGCGTGGTCGGCGTCTTTGGGGCGTCCAACTTCCCGTTCGCCTTCAGTGTGATGGGCGGTGACTCCGCGTCGGCCCTGGCGGCCGGCTGTGCCGTCGTCCACAAGGCACACGACGGACACCGGGAACTTGCGGTCCGCACGGCCGAAACGGTGACCACCGCACTCGAGGCTGCCGGGGCGCCGTCGGGCCTCTTCTCCCTGGTCACCGGCCGCCAGGCTGCGGAGGCGCTGGTTGAGCACCCGCTGGTGAAGGCCATCGGGTTCACGGGTTCGACGGCGGGCGGCCGGGCTTTGTTCGACCGTGCAGCTGCGCGGCCCGAACCGATCCCGTTCTTTGGCGAACTGGGCGGCATCAATGCCGTTTTCGTTACCGGCAACGCCTGGTCCGCGCGCCGCGAGGAGATCCTGGGCGGCTTTGCCGGCTCCTTCACCCTGGGAATGGGTCAGTTCTGCACCAAGCCGGGTGTGCTCTTCCTCCCGGCCGGGGAAACTGAGAAGGTCCGGGACAGCCTCCGGAAAGCCCTCGCGGACTTCGCTCCGGCGCCGCTGCTCAGCGAACGGCTGCACGAAGGGTTCCGGCAGGCAGTTGCCGGGCTTCGGGACACGGCGGGCGTGCAGGTGCTGGTGGACGGCGATTTCGCCGAGTCGCCGGCGCCCACCGTCCTGATGACCACGGCCGATGCTGTCCGCCGGGATCCCGGCATCCTCCGCCAGGAGATGTTCGGACCGGCCAGCCTGGTGGTCGAATACAACGACGACTCCGAGCTCGCCGCCCTTGCCGGGCTCCTGGAAGGCCAGCTGACCACCACCCTGCAGGCCGAAGCGGAGGATGACGTCGCCGAACTTGCCGGCAGGCTCGCGGACATCAGCGGACGCCTGCTCTGGAACGGCTGGCCAACGGGGGTGACCGTCAGTTACGCCCAGCACCACGGCGGGCCGTACCCGGCCACGACGTCTGGCACCACCTCCGTGGGGACGGCCGCCATCCGGCGGTTCCTCCGGCCGGTGGCCTTCCAGTCCTTTCCGGAGCCGCGGCTGCCGGAGCCGCTGCAGGATGCGAACCCGTGGAACGTCCCGCAAAGGGTCGACGGCGTTTGGCAGCGGCCGTCCGCACAGCCGGACGGCCAGCCGTGA